The genomic window CGCAACAACTGCTCAACAGAATGATGTTTATGCTTCATTGCAATGGTAAGTGCTGTTCCAGCTTCATTATCAACAATGCGATCGACAACTGCACCTTCATCCAATAATACACGAACAATATCCGTGTTATTTTTTTCAACAGCCACAATTAACAGAGTTTTTCCGTTATCAGCAGAATTTACATCCGCCTGTGCATGGCTGACTAATAATGAAATTAATTTACTATTTTTACCATTCTCCACAATATACCACAGCAATTCTGATGCCTTAGGCTGAGCAATTCGAATTTTTTTGCTGAATAATGTCTCTACTGCTGCATAATCATCATCTTCTACCGCTGCTTTAAATGCTTGTTCAGCATAACCAGCCAGAAGGCCATTTCTTCCTTCAACTTTTTGGCGATCTTTACCCCATGCAATAAACAATGCAATAACATCAGCATACTTACTACGTGCAAGTGATAGCAGAACAGGAGTCTGAGCATGTAATGAGGGATGTTTCAGTAGCAAATCAAGCCATTCATATTGTACATTTTTCTTTGGACAGGAATGAGTAATCATCCCATAAATAATTTTTACTTTTTCTTCAGGCGATAAACATACCGTCTCATCATCTATCATTTTTTCAATAAGATTATACGCAAAATTATATTTGAATTGACTCATCGATTTGACAATCAAGTCAATATCATGAGCTAAAAATAACGAATTTACTTCTTGATAGACATGATCCAAAGAAAGATCCATTACAAGATCTGCCTTGATATTACAAATATCAATGTGCGTTGCCGTTATAAAGTTTTTTTTATTATTATTCAAAAAAAATATACTTACGCAAAAAAAAGTCATAATAATAAATAATCGAAAAATACCCGCCTGCCTACTTTCCATTACACTCTCCCCTATCCTCAGCAAAAAAAAGCTCTTACACCCCTATATAACAACAGTGTAATAATCAAAAATATAAAAAATCAACAAAAATGTAAGTACTATTTGAAAACATTTAATTTGTGGTTGAAACAAGAAGAGAGCGAACAAAACCAGCACCAAGAGCTGCCGCCTGAACAGCCCGTATAATCGTAGGGGTAAGAGCACAAAAAATGAAATCGTTTACCTGTAATGTTTTTTTTTCTTCTAAACTTAAGTCTCCTTCTGGCCCAACAAGAAGTAGTACGTGTTCTGCTTTGTTATCGTACAATGTTTTCATCACATCAAAAAATTTTTTTCCTTCAGGATCAAAGAAGATTTTTGATGAAGCTGTACTGTATTTTTTTAATGCTATCTCAAGAGCAATAGGCTCTTGTAACTCAGGATAAGCAAAATTTTTTGATTGCTCTGCTGCAGAAATAAGTATTCGTTGTGCACGTTCACTATCTCGACTACTAGCCAATTGATGCGCTATTTTTTGAGTAAAGATCAACTGTATAGTACTTACACCAACCTCAGTGAGCGCGTACAGAGCCGATTCATAATCATCACGTTTAAGCAAAGGCAGCAGAAAGGTAATAGTTGGTTGCAGTACAAGAGTCTTTTGTACTGATTGTATCGTAACATTGACCTGTTTTTTTCCAACAAAAGTTGTAATAAGTGCTGATACATGCACGCTTCGATCAAATAAAATACACATATCACCAACGCCGAAGCGTAAAACATTCACTATTCGATGCACCAATTTTTCATCAGCAATAATTATATTGCTACCAGAATCTTTTTCTTGAAGTAATGAGGATAATGATTCTACAAATAGAGCAAACTCATGCTTTTCTTTGCTACCCGCTGCCTTGCCATTCATACACGCTATTTTCTTCTTTTAAAATGTTACACTTTGGCTATATAAAGATGATACCACTTATTAAGGACTTGTTTGAGATCTTGGAAGTAAATACGCATTGTTTCGCGCATACTGATATAACGAACAAGTAAAGATCCCAATATTTCTGTCAATAATGCTTTTGCTGGAGATATTGTTGGAGGTTGCACGTTATCAGTAACGTTCTGATCATACTCATCAATATTTTCCAGTGCATCTTCTTTGTGGGTATACTCATCCACTACCTGATCAGCGGCATCAAGAAAACGTTCATTCTGTGCACGAAATGTTTCTTTTGGTGTTGAACGAAGATCTTCAAAAGCACTACTATTACTACTAACCAAAGCGACCATCAAAACCATTAACATCTTTTGCATAAAGATCCCTTTTTTTTAATCAAATAACACTAACCTGACGACCTCTTAATAAAGTACCTCAAAAATTAAAAAAAGCTCTTTTTTTTACAAAAAGCTTTTTTTAATAAAATTCCAAACTATCCAAAAATATAAGACCCTGGAAGTGGCTAATAAGTTGAGCAACATCTATTTTTTTGATACTCTTGCAGAATAATACTGTACCTCTCAACCTAATACAATGGGGATTACAATGATCTCACGGATAATCGCAAAAATAGTCGGCACAAATAACGAGCGTCAAATTAAGAAGATGTTCCCTACTGTTGAGAAAATTAATGCATTAGAACCATTAATAAGCTCATTATCCGATGAACAACTTGCCCATAAAACAATCGAATTTAAATCACAATTAGCCGCTGGCAAAACGATTGACGATATTTTACCAGAAGTATTTGCCGTTGTACGCGAAACTTCATATCGAACACTTGGCCAACGTCATTTCGATGTACAGTTAATGGGTGGAATGGTACTCCATCAAGGCAAAATATCTGAAATGAAAACGGGTGAAGGTAAAACACTTACTGCAACCTTGGCTCTTTATCTGAATGCATTAACTGGTAAAGGTGCGCATTTAGTTACCGTCAACGATTATCTTGCTCGCCGTGACTCAGAATGGATGGGCCCTATTTATACATTTCTTGGCCTTGAAGTAGCTTGTTTGCAAAATTCAATGACCGATGCTGAACGTCAAAAAGCGTATGCTGCTGATATTTTATACGCAACAAACAATGAACTTGGTTTTGACTATTTGCGTGACAACATGAAATTCCGTAAAAACGATCTTGTACAACGAGAACTTGCATTTGCCATTGTCGATGAAGTTGACTCAATTTTGATTGATGAAGCGCGTACTCCTCTCATTATTTCAGGCTCATCTGAAGAAGTTGGTTCTTTATACCGCGATGCTGACCGTGTAGTATCCTTCTTGGAAAAAGGCACTGATTACGAAATTGATGAAAAAGCACGTACTGTATTACTAACAGAAGCTGGCGTTGATAAAGTTGAAGCGGCATTTAATATTACAAATTTATACTTCATCGAACACATGCAACTACTGCACCACATTAATCAAGCCTTACGTGCACACGCTCTTTTCAAACGCGATGTTGATTATGTTGTCACCGATAATCAAGTACTCATTGTTGACGAATTTACCGGACGTATTTTACCAGGACGTCGCTACAGCGATGGTTTACATCAAGCCCTTGAAGCAAAAGAAAATGTTGAAATAGAACGCGAAAGCCAAACGTTAGCTAGTATTACGCTACAAAATTTTTTCAGACTTTATAAAAAACTTGCTGGTATGACCGGTACTGCTGCAACAGAAAGTGAAGAATTCCATAATATTTATAAGCTTGATGTTATCTCTATTCCAACTAATCGTACTATGATCAGAAAAGATATGCCTGATCTTATTTTTTTAACAAAGAATGCAAAGTATAAGGCAATCGTAGAAGATATAAAAGAACGTCACAAAACAGGTCAACCTGTTCTTATTGGTACTATTGCAATTGAAACATCTGAACTATTAAGCGCAATTTTAACTGCAAATGGCATTCAACATGAAGTATTAAATGCTAAACAACATGAACGAGAAGCAGAGATTATTGCTCATGCAGGTGAACGTGGCCGTATTACTATTGCAACAAATATGGCGGGACGCGGTACTGATATCAAACTTACTGCCGAATCAATTATTGCCGGTGGATTATATATTTTAGGCACTGAACGTCACGAAAGTAGGCGTATTGATAATCAGCTGAGAGGACGATCTGGTCGTCAAGGCGATCCAGGCGAATCTCGTTTTTATATTTCACTTGAAGATGATTTAGTTCGTATTTTTGCCGGAGACTCATTAAAACAAAAAATGGTATTCTTTGGTATGGAAGAGGATGAAATTATTGAATCCCGTCTTGTTTCTAAAACAATTGAACGAGCACAAGAACGCGTTGAAAAACATAACTTTGATAATCGCAAACATTTACTTGAATATGATGATGTCTTAAATCAGCAACGTATTGTCATCTATAATCATCGCCTTGATGCTCTTGAGGGTGAAAATCGCATTTACGAACTCATTCGTGATTTTATTGTCACTATAGTTCAAGAGCTTATTGCGTATAATGCGCCAACAAGAAACATAAACCCTGAACAAGTCGCAAAAATATACGAAGCTTTGGAATATATGACCGGCTTGACAGCTAAAGATTTTGACTCTTCAAATATTAGCACGGGCAATGTTGAATTGTTCGCAACAGATCTTATTAATTTCTTGCTCGATCGCTATGATCTTTACCGTAAAAATCACAACGAAAATGTTATAAAAGCAGCCGAAAAATGGCTTGTTTTAGAAACAATAGATAAAGCATGGCGTCAACATATGCTCAACCTTGACCATCTTAAAGAGGGAATTGGGCTGCGTGGTTGGGGACAAAAAAACCCACTCATTGAGTACAAACGTGAAGCATTTGATATGTTCCGTGAAATGATGACACATATCCGTTTTGATATTGTTCACCATATTTTCCATCTCAATACAGCGCAATTCAATGCACAACAATTTGAAGAACGACGCGATCAAGAGCTTGAGCAACTCAATTTTTCTGGCAATAACGATCCGGCATAATTTTAGGTAACAATTAACAGGAAAAGTCCCGATACGTCGGGGCTTTTTTATTACTAAGATTAATCCCAACTTGGCGTTGGGGATTAATCTTTCTTCTTGCATAATCAATCTTTAAATTCTTAATCTTAATCTTTAACTCAATCTAAAAAATTCCTATTCACCACTACACGAATGACAATTCTTCTTTTGCATCATCGGTAAATTCTGCACCATAGAAGAATAAGGATCCTCTTTGGTAATAGTAAACAACTTGGTTGCCTCAGTACCATTTTCTATATCAGAAAGCTTTAATTCAATGTTTCCACGTTTACCACACTCATTTTGCTTACATACATATACCCTGCTAAGTAACCGAGTATTTGGTTCTTGCATATGAATGGCAAAATAAGCGTGTTTATGAGGATTACCAAACCGACGTTTTTCATTTCTTTCAACCGGAATTATTACTTTATCATTTTTATTATAAATAAATACCCTAACACCTTTATCGTTAATAAACGTAGTTAGACACGCCTGCACATAACTAGTCACACCCATCATGAGCACAATAATCATAACCATGGATTTTTTGTGTCTGTTTTCCATAAAAAACACCCCTTTTTTTGCTTAAAGACTTGCATTTCTCTCTCTTTTTAAATTACATTTATAGAATTCAAATAGCAATAATTACTCTATTTTTATCACAAAACCCCTCTAGGTAACACAATAAATTTGAATTTATTAATGTCTTATTGAATTTATAAACTAAGAAAGTGTATCCTTTAAATAGGTTACAGTAATAAGGTATAAAAAGTGGGTAATGCCGTGGTAAAACATATAATGAGATTGATTACATGCTTCTTGTGCATAGCATTGTCCACTATGTCCTGTGGAATGCAAAGAATAGGCACTAAAGTATCTAAAATAAAAGGCCCAACAAAAACACTTCCTACTACCTCACGAAAACCAGCTCCTCGCCCCAAAAAATCACCCGGAACGCCGTCAACTCGAACAGGACCATCCGGTGGTGGTGGAACAACTCCTTCGAAAAGCGCTGTTAAAAGTAGTACCAAAGTCAGAAAATTTAAAGGCACATCACAACGCAAACTTAGAGAACGCGAAGCTATTGCCATATTGTTACAACAACCCCATATCGGCAATGAGTTGGTAGCAGACCTAACGCACGGAAATACAACCGTTGGTCAAACGTTACAAGATACAATCACAGATGCACAAAAAGAAGAAAAGCGTATTGTATTTATTCATCACAATGCTCAAGAGACAATCAAGTATATTATTGATCGCTTTAATCAAGATCAAGATAATGCGAATAAAGTTGCTCTGGAAAATGATAAAGCAATTTTACAATGGAAAACCATCGTATATCTGGATAAAACTTTGCTACAATTTATTATATTACCAGATAAATCTATCATGTTACTTGAACCATCTCGTAAAGATGCTAAACCCCTCTTAATTAAAACTACTCCCGGCTATTTTGAATATTATTTTGGCCCCTCATCTCCTCTGGATAAAATACCAACAGACATGGTCCAACCCATGGAAGGTATACAAGGAAAAGAAGCCCTTAAAAAATGGTTAGAAGTTATGGAAACAGCTGAGGCTACTAAAAAAATACCTTATTATGAGAGACTCCTTGATAGAGCTATAAACCTAGAACACGATCAGGACAAACAAAAACAATACAGTAGTTTGTTAAAACAAATTATCGAAAGATCTGTATCTCCTAAAGAGCTGATAGCACAATGGAAAGAACTATTTGCAGAGCTAGAGAAGTATGTTATATCCTATGAACAAAAAAGCGCTCAAGAGATTGGAAAAAAACGATTTGAACGCTTGGCAGTAAAAAATAACTTGCTCAAGGAAATTTCAGAAAGCAATCTTCTAAGCTCAGAAGAAAAAGCAAGCTATAAAAAGATACTTGAACAAAAAGATGTTTCACAAACAAACATTGAAAAGATTAGAAATGCCCTTGAAGAAAAAAAACTTGCCCAAGAAACACAATTAGCAGAACAAGCTCGCCTCAAGACTGAAGTAGAAAAAATACTGACTGAAGCACAGGAACAGCAATTAAAGGCAGCAGAAGAAGCAATTTTAGCACAAGCAAATGCTCAAGATGCTATAAAAAAGGTTGCTGAAGCTCAAAAAAATTTAGAAGAAGCTCAACTTGCTAGCGAATTACAAAAACAAGAAGTTAAAGAGCTGCAAGAACAACAAAATCAATTAGCTGAAGAGCAGAAGGATCAACACAAATTAGCCAAAGAACTAGAAATAGCTGAAGAAAAAGCCGCTCAAAAAATTGCTGCTCAGCAAGCCTTAGAACAAGCACTTACTGAAGAAATGAATGCTA from Candidatus Babeliales bacterium includes these protein-coding regions:
- the secA gene encoding preprotein translocase subunit SecA, which produces MISRIIAKIVGTNNERQIKKMFPTVEKINALEPLISSLSDEQLAHKTIEFKSQLAAGKTIDDILPEVFAVVRETSYRTLGQRHFDVQLMGGMVLHQGKISEMKTGEGKTLTATLALYLNALTGKGAHLVTVNDYLARRDSEWMGPIYTFLGLEVACLQNSMTDAERQKAYAADILYATNNELGFDYLRDNMKFRKNDLVQRELAFAIVDEVDSILIDEARTPLIISGSSEEVGSLYRDADRVVSFLEKGTDYEIDEKARTVLLTEAGVDKVEAAFNITNLYFIEHMQLLHHINQALRAHALFKRDVDYVVTDNQVLIVDEFTGRILPGRRYSDGLHQALEAKENVEIERESQTLASITLQNFFRLYKKLAGMTGTAATESEEFHNIYKLDVISIPTNRTMIRKDMPDLIFLTKNAKYKAIVEDIKERHKTGQPVLIGTIAIETSELLSAILTANGIQHEVLNAKQHEREAEIIAHAGERGRITIATNMAGRGTDIKLTAESIIAGGLYILGTERHESRRIDNQLRGRSGRQGDPGESRFYISLEDDLVRIFAGDSLKQKMVFFGMEEDEIIESRLVSKTIERAQERVEKHNFDNRKHLLEYDDVLNQQRIVIYNHRLDALEGENRIYELIRDFIVTIVQELIAYNAPTRNINPEQVAKIYEALEYMTGLTAKDFDSSNISTGNVELFATDLINFLLDRYDLYRKNHNENVIKAAEKWLVLETIDKAWRQHMLNLDHLKEGIGLRGWGQKNPLIEYKREAFDMFREMMTHIRFDIVHHIFHLNTAQFNAQQFEERRDQELEQLNFSGNNDPA
- a CDS encoding ankyrin repeat domain-containing protein, translating into MNNNKKNFITATHIDICNIKADLVMDLSLDHVYQEVNSLFLAHDIDLIVKSMSQFKYNFAYNLIEKMIDDETVCLSPEEKVKIIYGMITHSCPKKNVQYEWLDLLLKHPSLHAQTPVLLSLARSKYADVIALFIAWGKDRQKVEGRNGLLAGYAEQAFKAAVEDDDYAAVETLFSKKIRIAQPKASELLWYIVENGKNSKLISLLVSHAQADVNSADNGKTLLIVAVEKNNTDIVRVLLDEGAVVDRIVDNEAGTALTIAMKHKHHSVEQLLR
- a CDS encoding RsmE family RNA methyltransferase, which produces MNGKAAGSKEKHEFALFVESLSSLLQEKDSGSNIIIADEKLVHRIVNVLRFGVGDMCILFDRSVHVSALITTFVGKKQVNVTIQSVQKTLVLQPTITFLLPLLKRDDYESALYALTEVGVSTIQLIFTQKIAHQLASSRDSERAQRILISAAEQSKNFAYPELQEPIALEIALKKYSTASSKIFFDPEGKKFFDVMKTLYDNKAEHVLLLVGPEGDLSLEEKKTLQVNDFIFCALTPTIIRAVQAAALGAGFVRSLLVSTTN